The proteins below come from a single Solea senegalensis isolate Sse05_10M linkage group LG2, IFAPA_SoseM_1, whole genome shotgun sequence genomic window:
- the LOC122764959 gene encoding gastrula zinc finger protein XlCGF26.1-like: MDGLFVATMAEHEDRVERSERESCHRRMLLDALVKPEVSVHTAADDQKVIKEEVPGSPSVDQGEPECPLIKEEEEEVWIKQEEEADIIAVTVKSEEYEEKPEFSQLYDTEENREDCEVPEPTRNLVPNGHLGPSAEDRTEDSETEDSEVDLKEASELPSLKTVQNKMLSSDSSGNTGEKLGCSEFGERFASKSLLLIHVNTRFEGKPFSCSECGKGFVQMSSLKRHEKIHTGEKPFSCSECGQRFRRSDYMERHVRIHTGEKPFSCSECGKRFISKSDLRKHNRVHTREKPFSCSECGKKFSKKLYLRSHEKFHTGERAVTCSECGERFSHERYLRSHEKIHVGKKPFSCTECGKRFSSKSNLRSHQKIHQGEKPFSCSECGRGFIHECYLRSHEKIHTGEKPYSCTECGKRFSNKSNLRSHEKIHQGDKPFNCSECSKSFIHECLLRSHEKIHTGEKPFHCSSCGKRFTLKGYLKKHEKIHAVEKPFSCTECGERFIDESSLWTHKKIHRK; the protein is encoded by the coding sequence CAGATGACCAGAAGGTGATTAAAGAAGAGGTTCCTGGGAGCCCCAGTGTGGACCAAGGGGAGCCAGAGTGCCCCCtcattaaagaggaagaggaagaagtgtgGATCAAACAGGAGGAAGAGGCTGATATCATTGCTGTGACTGTGAAGAGTGAAGAATATGAAGAGAAACCTGAGTTCTCGCAGCTGTATGACACTGAGGAGAACCGAGAGGACTGTGAGGTACCAGAACCCACTAGGAACTTGGTTCCAAATGGACATTTAGGACCAAGTGCTGAGGACAGAACTGAAGACTCAGAGACTGAAGACAGTGAGGTTGATTTGAAGGAGGCCAGTGAACTACCAAGTTTAAAAacagtacaaaataaaatgttgtccAGTGATTCGAGTGGTAACACTGGTGAGAAACTTGGCTGCTCTGAATTTGGTGAAAGATTTGCCTCTAAGTCACTTCTGCTGATACACGTGAACACTCGTTTTGAAGGGAAACCATTTAGTTGCTCTGAGTGTGGTAAAGGATTTGTCCAAATGAGCAGTCTGAAGAGGCATGAGAAAattcacacaggagagaaaccgtttAGTTGCTCCGAGTGTGGTCAGAGGTTTAGACGAAGTGATTACATGGAGAGACATGTGAGAattcacacaggagagaaaccatttAGTTGTTCCGAGTGTGGCAAAAGATTTATCTCAAAGAGTGATTTGAGGAAACACAACAGAGTTCATACGAGAGAGAAGCCATTTAGTTGCTCCGAGTGTGGCAAAAAATTCTCAAAAAAGCTGTATCTGAGGTCGCATGAGAAAtttcacacaggagagagagcgGTTACTTGCTCTGAATGTGGTGAAAGATTTAGCCATGAGCGCTATCTGAGGTCACATGAGAAAATTCACGTGGGAAAGAAACCCTTTAGTTGCACCGAGTGTGGTAAAAGATTTTCAAGTAAGAGCAACCTGAGGTCGCATCAGAAAATCCATCAAGGAGAGAAACCGTTCAGTTGTTCTGAATGTGGTAGAGGTTTTATCCATGAGTGCTATCTGAGGTCACATGAGAAAATTCATACGGGAGAGAAACCTTATAGTTGCACTGAGTGTGGGAAAAGGTTTTCCAATAAGAGCAACCTGAGGTCACATGAGAAAATCCATCAAGGAGATAAACCATTTAATTGTTCTGAGTGTAGCAAAAGTTTTATCCACGAGTGCCTCCTGAGGTCGCACGAAAAGATtcacacgggagagaaaccATTTCATTGTTCATCCTGTGGTAAAAGGTTTACTTTAAAGGGTTATCTGAAAAAACACGAGAAGATTCATGCAGTAGAGAAACCATTTAGTTGCACTGAATGTGGTGAACGATTTATTGATGAAAGTAGTCTGTGGACACATAAGAAAATTCATAGAAAATAG